The nucleotide sequence CGGCTCATCGGCGCCCTGCGCCCGGTCATGCCCACAGTGGCGGGCGCGGCGGGGTTGTCGGTGACCCGATTCGCGATCATGGAAGTGGTCGCTACCGCGCTTTGGGCGCCGATCTATATCGGCCCGGGCGTGGTGTTCGGTGCTTCGCTCGACCTGGCAGCCCAGGTCGCGACCCGGCTGGCGATTCTGCTGGTCGGCGCCTCGGCGATCGTTTGGGTGGCAACCAGCCTTGCGCGCCTTGCGGTCGTGGCCGGGCGCAGCGCCGGCCGACGTTATGCCGAGCGCTTGATGAACTGGAGCCGCCGGCATCGCCGACTGGGCCTGCTCGGCCCCGCGCTGGCCGATCCGCGCCAGCCCGAGATCCCGGCACTGGCCGTGGCGGCGGCCCTGCTGATGGGCGCGATCGCCGTGGTCTACCTGGCGCTCTGGGGCTGGGCCGGCCCGCGCTATCCGACTACGTTCGATGCGCTGGCGTTCTATCTGATCGGCAGCCTGCACAACACACCGACCGATGCGTTCGCGCGTTGGGTCGCCGAGCTGGGCTCACCACTGATCTATCTGCCGTTCGCAACCCTGATCGCGATCACGCTGTCGGTGATGGGCAACTGGCGGGCCGCGGCCCACTGGATCGTCGCGGTCGCATTTTCCGCGGCCGCCACGCTGTTGTTGCGCTGGCTACTCGCGATTCCACCGCCCGCCGTATTCTTCCAGCTGGCCGCGGGGGACCCGCTGTACCTCGCCGGCGGCGGCCAGGATCTGGTGCTCTGTGCCACCGTCTACGGGCTGGCCGGCATGATCGTGCGCACGCGCCAGCCGATCGACCTGCGGCCGTATTACGACTCGGCCACGGTCGCCGGCATCGTGCTGATCGCGCTGGCCCGGCTGTATCTGGGCCTGGACTGGGCCAGCGACAGCCTGATCGGGCTGGGCGTGGCGTTCGTGTGGCTCAATCTGCTGATGATCGGCTTCCGGCGCCAGCGGCCGCGCCCGGTCCGCGGGCGGCCGGTACTCATGGCACTGGTCAGCTGTGTCGTGTTCGCCGGGCTGCTGGTACTGCTGCCCGGCGGCGCCCTGCACGACCTGCCCGGTCGCGTCGGCCCGCCGTTGAGCGGCCCGGCCCGGCACGTCGACAACTGGGCCGAGGGCGGCTATCGCTGCCTGCCCGCCCATATCCAGACCCTCCGCGGGCGCGGCGGCGCGCCGCTGAATCTTCAGGCCGCCGGACATATCGGCGCGTTGCGCGCCGCGCTGGCGCATGCCGGCTGGCGCCCGCCGGCCCGGATCAGCGCCGACACCGCGCTCCGCAGCCTGGCCCCGGACACGCCGATCGATACGCTGCCGGTACTGCCGCGGGTACACGACGGCCGCCGGCCGGTGCTGGTGGTGACCCATCCCGTGGCGGGCAGCCCCGGCCGGCGCTGGGTTCTGCGGCTCTGGTCGAGCGCACGGGTCACTGCCGTCGACGGCGCGCCGATCTGGGTCGGCATGATCGATGGCCAGCGCGTCGGCCACGAACTGCAGATGCTGACCACGGCCCGCGATGAAACCGATTACGCCGCGGCGGCTGCGTTCATGAGCGCCAATCTCGCCGCACACGAGGTTGGCTACCGACAGGTAACGCATGCCCACGACCCGCTGGTCCTGATGTGGGCCGCAGCCCCCGGGGGCGATGCTACAGTAGCGCCGCGTTAGGGCCTGTTGCCGTTTCACGCGACGCCGCGTTGCGGCGCCAAATCGTGTCAGCCAAGGCGCAGGGCGCCGGCCGCAGTCATTCTGCGGTCAAGCCCTGCAACGCCGGATGGCGCGATTTGGGGCCACAACCCGAAGGGCCGGCGGCCATTTTTGCGCAATCCGGCGTTGCAACTCGCTCATGTAGCGAGGCTACACTACGCTCGTTGCGCCTTGTCTTGCGCAAAAATGGCCGCCGGCGCGGTGCCGTGTGAAGCGGCAACAGGCCCTGGGGCGGTTGCCGTGGCACGCCACGCCCGCCGTATCCACCTTCCACCGATTGCAGTCGAGATAGCGACGACCATGGCCAAGCCCGACGCCCCGAAGACCACGAAGCTCAAGCAGCCGGGTTTTTTGACCCGCATGCGCGCCAGCCTGAACAAGGGCAATTCGTGGCTCACCTACGATCTGCGCAACCTGTTGCCCGGCGAGACCGTGGACCAGGACGCGCTCGACGAACTCGAGACCCAGCTGCTGCTGGCCGACGTCGGCGTGGACGCCACCGGCCAGGTCATGCATCGGCTGCAGACGCTCTACGACGGCGGCCAACTGCGCACATCCAAGGATCTCGGCAAGTCGCTGCGCGAACATCTGGGCAATATCCTGGCGCCCTGCGAGGCGCCGTTGGCGATCCCGGACGACATCAAGCCCTATGTGATCCTCATGGTCGGCGTGAACGGCGTCGGCAAGACCACGACCATCGGCAAGCTGTCGAAGAAACTGCAGGATGCCGGCAAGTCGGTGATGCTCGCCGCCGGCGATACCTTTCGCGCGGCGGCGGTCGAACAGCTCACCGAGTGGGGCGAGCGCAACAACGTGCCCGTGGTCTCGCAGGGCAGCGGCGCCGATTCGGCCTCGGTGGTCTTTGACGCCTATTCGCGCGCTACCGCGCGCGGCGTCGACGTGCTGATCGCGGACACGGCCGGGCGGCTGCATACCCAGGGCCACCTGATGGAGGAGCTCAAGAAGATCAAGCGCGTGCTGGCCAAGCAGAACGCCGACGCGCCGCACGAAATCATGCTGGTGGTCGACGCCACCACCGGCGGCAACGCACTGCAGCAGGCCGTGGCCTTCAACGACGCGGTCGGGCTGACCGGCATCACGGTGACCAAGCTCGACGGCTCGGCCTCCGGCGGCGTAGTGTTCGCCATCTGCCAGAAACTGGGACTGCCGCTGCGCTTTATCGGCGTGGGCGAAACGGTCGCCGATCTGGGCGTATTCGAGGCCGAGCATTTCATGGACGCACTGTTCGATCGGCAAGCGTAGCCGCGCCCGCGGCCTTGCCAAAGACGCGGGCCTGCCCGAGGATTGCGGCACGACCGACGGCCCCTCTCCGATGACCGATATCGTCGCCTTCGACAACGTGGTGAAGCGCTACCCCGGCGGCAAGCTCGCGCTGGATCGCGTCTCGCTGCGCCTGGCGCGCGGCGAAATGGCGTTTCTAACCGGCCACTCCGGTGCCGGCAAGTCCACACTGATGAAACTGATCGGGCTGATCGAGCGCCCGACACGCGGGCGCGTGGTGATCAACGGCACGGATCTGGCCCGGGTGCGGCGCGTGCATATCCCGCGTTATCGCCAGCGCGTCGGGCTGATCTTCCAGAACTACAACCTGCTGCACGATCGCACGGTGTTCGACAACGTCGCACTGCCGCTGGTTATCCGCGGCGTGGGGCATGGCGAGATCGCCCGGCGCGTGCGGGCGGCGCTGGACACGGTCGGCCTGCTCTCGCACGAGAGAAAATTTCCGATCACCCTGTCCGGCGGTGAGCAGCAGCGCGTCGGCATCGCCCGTGCCGTGGTCAACCGGCCGCATCTGCTGCTGGCCGATGAGCCGACCGGCAATCTCGACCCGGAGCTGTCGGCCGACATCATGCGGCTGTTCACGCGACTCAACGAGACCGGCACCAGCATCATGATCGCCACCCACGCCATCGACCTGGTCGAACACATGGGTTATCGGCGGATCGCCCTCGAACACGGCCACCTGGAGGCCGGCTGAGCATGCCCGAGTCGCAGCCCGGCAGCAGTTCGCGCCGTGGCGGCCCGGCTGCGCGCGGCCGCCGAAGCGGCCGGCTCGCCAGCTGGGCCGCCTCGCATGCCCGTTGCCTGCTGGAAAGTCTCGGCCGGTTGCACCGGCGCTGGGTCGCCAGTCTGCTCACCGTGCTGGTCATCGGCATCGCGCTGGCCTTGCCGGCCGGCTTGTACGTATTGGTCAAGAATCTCGACACACTGGCCTCGAACTGGCATCAGTCGGTACGCATCTCGCTGTATCTGCAGCAGGATGTCTCCGCCGACGCCGGCCAGCACCTGGCCGACAACCTGGCCGGCAAAGCCGGCATAACAGCGACCCGATTCATTTCTGCAAAGCAGGGGCTGCGCCAGTTCAAGCGCGCCAGCGGTTTCGGCGCCGCGCTGAATGCCCTGGGCTCCAACCCTCTGCCCGGCGTGATCGAGGTCACGCCGAAGGCCACCCTGCCACCGGCCGCGGTCAGCCAGTTGGTGGCGCAACTGTCGCAGCGCAAGGACGTCGATCATGCGGCGCTCGATCAGGCCTGGCTGCGGCGGCTGACCGCCATTCTCGCGCTGATTTCACGCGCCTCCTGGGTGATCGGCGCCCTGTTGTCGGCGGCCGTGCTGTTCATCGTCGGCAATACCATTCGCCTGGATATCGAGAACCGGCGCCAGGAAATCGAGGTGATGAAACTTCTGGGCGCGAGTAACGCCTTCATCCGACGGCCGTTTCTCTACAGCGGCGTGTGGTATGGCCTGCTCGGTGCGCTCGTCGCGCTCGTGGTGCTCGCCGCCTGTTATCTGGCACTGGGCGGGCCATTGTCCACGCTCACCGCGTCCTATCAGGGCAGCCTCAATCTGAAGGGGCTGAGCCTGCGTGAAAGCCTGTGGCTGCTGGTGCTCGGCATCGCGCTGGGCTGGCTGGGCTGCGCGATCACCGTCAACCGGCAACTGGCCGCGATCGAGCCGAAATAACGCGTCGGATTGCCCCGGATCCGGGGAACCCCGAAGCCGGATCAGGGTCTTACCGCATAGTTGAATATTATGCACTGAGCGCCCCCGAATTTGCTAAAATGGGGGTATATGCCATTGGCCCAAGGAGGCTAAATTCATGGCCAACGATATTTCCCTGTCTCCGGCGAAGATGAACCTGCCGACGCTATCGTCGGCCAGTATCGAAGCCTATCTTCAGGCAGTATCCAGTATTCCCGTTCTCGATCAGGAGGATGAGCAGAAACTGGCACGGCGTCTGCGCGACGACGGCGATATCCAGGCGGCCCAGAAGTTGATTCTGTCCAACCTGCGCTTCGTGGTCCATGTGGCCCGCGGCTATTCCGGCTATGGCCTGCCGCTGGCCGACCTGGTCCAGGAAGGCAACATCGGCCTGATGAAGGCGGTCAAACGCTTCGACCCCGATGTCGGCGTCCGCCTGATTTCGTTTGCCGTGCACTGGATCCGTGCCGAGATTCACGAATATATCCTGCGCAACTGGCGCATCGTGAAGGTGGCGACGACCAAGGCGCAGCGCAAGTTGTTCTTCAACCTGCGCAGCTCGAAGAAGCGGCTCGGCTGGATGAATCATGCCGAGGTCGAGGCCGTGGCCGGCGATCTCGGCGTGAAGCCGGAGACCGTGCTGCAAATGGAGCGCCGGCTGTCCGGCGGTGACCAGTCGTTCAATGCTCTGCCATCCGCAGGCGAGGAAACGGCCTATGCGCCGGAAGACTATCTGTCCTCCGACGACGGTGACGATCCAGCCTCCGATATCGAGAACGACAACTGGCAGACCTATCAGCATGCCAATCTCGAACGGGCGATGACCGATCTGGATGAACGCAGCCGCGATATTCTCGAGTCCCGCTGGCTGCGCGAGGACGGCAAGATCGGGCTGCAGGAACTCGGCGACAAGTATCAAGTGTCCGCCGAACGCATTCGTCAGCTCGAGGTCGCGGCAATCAAGAAGCTGCGCAACGCCATGGCCGAGGCGTAACGGCCGGCTTTCCCGCGGCCACGCTTATAGTTTTCGCATGGACCGGCGTCGACGCCGCCTGCTGCAGGCCACGGCGGCCTGGGCGGGCGCCGGCTCGATCGGCCGCCTGCCGGTGGCGTGGGCCACCGCGTCGGGGGCGCCGCTGTCTGGCGGCACGCCTTTCTCCTTCCAGCGACTGATCAACCACGCCGGCCATCTGGCCACCCTGCCCTATGTGCCGCCGCGACCGCGCTACGGCAAGCTGCTGTCCGAAATCGGCTACCAGACCTTCATGGGCATCGAGACCCGCAAAGGTCACCAGCTGTGGGCAGACACCGATCTGCCGTTCACGGTCGAATTCTTTCATCTCGACGACGGCACGCGCGTGCCGGTCGACATCAATATCGTCAGCGACGGTCGCGCCCGCCACCTCGACTACGATCCCCGCATGTTCGCCTATCCCGACCCCACCATGGCGCGGCGTATGCCCGACGATCTCGGCTACGCGGGATTCCGCCTGCATGACGCCCGCAGCGATCATCGCGAATGGTTGGCGTTCAAGGGGGCGAGCTATTTCCGCAGCCCCGGGACCGAGAACCAGTACGGCCTGTCGGCGCGCGGCGTAGCCGTCAACAGCGGCGAGCCCGGGCCCGAATCGTTTCCGGATTTCACCCGCTTCTGGCTCCAACGCCCTGCGCCGGGTGACGACGAGATCACGATCTGGGCCCTGCTGGAAGGCGAACACCTCACCGGCGCCTATGAGATGCGTTGCCGGCGGCCGGGCGACGTGATCATGGATATCCGCAGCCGGCTGTTCCAGCGCAAGGCCATTGACCGGCTCGGCATTGCACCGTTGACCAGCATGTTCTGGTTCTCCGAAACCAATGCCCGGCGCGGCGCCGATTGGCGTCCGGAGGTGCACGACAGCGACGGACTGGCGATCGCCACCGGCCGGGGCGAACGCATCTGGCGCGCCCTGAACAACCCGCCGCGGCCCGATATCTCGCTGTTTGCCGATGAAAATCCGTGCGGCTTCGGCCTGCTGCAGCGTGACCGGGACTTCGATCATTACCAGGACTCGGGCGTCGCCTTCGAGCGGCGGCCGAGCGCGTGGATCGAGCCGGCCGGCCACTGGGGCGCGGGGCATGTCGCCCTGTTCGAACTCCCGACCCACGACGAGATCAACGACAACATCAATGCCTTCTGGATTCCGGACCAGCCGGCCACCGCCAATGCGCGCTGGGCGCTCGACTACAAACTGTCGTGGACCGACCAGGCACCGTTTCCGCGCGATCTGGCGCATGTCCGTGCCACGCGTACCGGCCGTGCCGGCCGCCCCGGCACGTACCGCGATCGAAGTCCCGTCGATCGCAAGTTCGTGATCGATTTCATCGGCGGCCCGATTGCCGGCAAGCCGGGCAACGATATCCACATCGATGCCTCAGCCAGCCGGGGCCGCATCGACAACCCCTACGTTGTCGCCATCGGCGCGAACGAGCCCGGCTGGCGCGTGTTCATCGACTGGCTCGGCGACAAGCCGCCCGGCCCGGCGGAAGCCGCGGTCCTACGCTGCCGCCTGATGCGCGGCGATACGCCGCTGACCGAGACCTGGGTGTACTCGTACTACCCGCGCCCGCTGCTGAGCTAGATACCATCTTGCCGCCTCCGCACCAAGGGGCTCATGTAGCGCCTTGGGGTTGATAGGGCGTCTGGTGCTTAAGCACGCCATACGCGAGATGGACGAGCTTGCGCATGGCGCCGCCGAGGGCGCTCATATCGCTTTTACCGCGTGCTGTTAAGCGTTGATACTGGGCCGCGATATCCGGGTTGTGTTTGGTGCTGACGATGGCGGCCATATAGAGCAGTTGTCGCAGTTTAGGATTACCGGCCTTGGATAGACGCGGCGGTCCATGGACCGAACTTCCCGAATCCCACGGCACCGGGATGACGCCGATGAAGGCCGCGGCTTGGCGGGCACTGGTGAAGTCGCGGCTTCGCAGTGTGGCCAGCAGGCGCCGCGATACGGTGGGGCCAATGCCGGGCACCGACTCTAATAAAGCGCGATCTTTTTTCAGCGCGGGATGGCGATCGATATGATCGTCAATATCGCGCGTCAACCGATCGCGTTCGGCCCGTAGCGCGTCGAGCACCGTATCGATCGACGCGATGATCTCTTCGGCCTGAACGACCTCGGCCTTTTCCCGGCGATTGCGCTCGCGTTGAATATCCTTATCGAGCGCCTCAAGACGGGCGAGACGCGCTTTGAGTCCACGCACCGCCGCAGGTTCGGGTTGCCACAGCCGCGGGCGACGAGCCGCCCCATAGCGGGCCAGAACGACGCTGTCTTTCCGGTCGTTCTTGCCGCGCACTCCCAGGCTTTTGGCAAACTCCCGGACCTGCGCGGGGTTCATCACGGACACGCCCAAACCGGCCTCATAAAGCGCCTGAGCCAAGGCTTCGTGATAAATCCCGGTCGCTTCCATGATGATGTGGATTTGATCGGCCGGCGTGCCGGTCTGCTGCGCCAGCCAGTCCAATACAGCCGCGTGCCCCGCGGTGTCGTTGCCAAAGACCTTGGTCTTGACCTTGACCCGATCAGGATCCCGCAGCCAAGCACAGTCGAATTTGCGTTTACTGACGTCAATGCCGATGTAGACGGTCATCTCGTGCCTTCTCCTTGTTCGTGCAGTCTCACCGCGCCCGCGGGGACTTGGAACCCATTCACGTTTGCGAGATGAAAAATCGGTCGGGGGCATGATCTAACGCGCAAGCTATAAGCTTCAGGGTCTGTGGATGCTCACCCGACCGAGCACCGCTGACTGGTAGCTAATCAGTCAGCTTCGGCAAGACACAAGGGTCTGTTGCCGTTTCGTGCGAGTCCACGCCAAGCGGCGCTGTTTTGCCGCAAGACAGCGCCACGAGTGCGGCGTAGTGAGTCTGCGCGAGCGCGCTGAAACGCGGGTTTGCGGCTAGGCCTCCGGCACGCCGCCGTCCGGCGCGTCACCCGCATCCGCTTCTCCCGCATCGCGCGGGCGCGTCTCGGCCGGCGCCAGACGCTTGCGCGGACGCCGGCCGCCCGCGAACTGACGCGTGACGGTCTCGTCGATCGAGCGAATGTGCAGATCCCGCTGCGGGAACACGATCTCGATGCCGTTGGCATCGAACAACTCATGGATGCGTCGATACAGCGCGTGCTGTAGCGGCAGCAGATTGAAAAGATCGTGATAGAACACGCGCGCCTCGAACAGGACAGCGCTATCCCCATAGCCGACCATGAACACCGAGGGCGCCGGCGTCTCCAGCGCCACCGGCTCCGCCCGGATCGCCTCGTAGATCAGCTTCTCGACCAGATCGGCATCGGCATCGTAGGACACGCCCACCTTGATGATCAGGCGGGTGATATCGTCGGTAAGCGTCCAGTTGATCACGGTCTCGGTGATGAACGTCTTGTTCGGGATCACCAGTTCCTTGTTGTCCCAATCGGTGATCGTGGTGGCCCGGATACGGATGCGCGAAACGGTGCCGGTGAGCGTGCCCACGGTCACCGTATCGCCGACGCGGACCGGGCGCTCGAACAGAATCACGAGACCCGAGACGAAATTGGCGAAGATTTCCTGCAGACCGAAGCCAAGACCGACACCGATGGCCGCAATCAGCCACTGGATGGAGGACCAGTGCAGGCCGATGAGATTGACCGCCACCAGTACGCCGAAGATTACGATGGCGTACTGGAACAGCGTGGCCATCGCGTAGCGGCTGCCCGCATCCATCGATAACCGGCGCAGGACGGTGATTTCCAGAAAGCCCGGCAAATTGCGCCCGGCCAGCGCCGTGACCACCGCCACCGCCACCGCCAGCAGCAATGCGCCCAGCGTGACGTTGGTGACCTGGGTCTGGCCGCCGACATGCGTCGCATGCTGCCAGAGATTGATGTTATCGAGCAGCTGCAACGCAGGCAGGGTGCCGGACCAGATCAGCCACAAGCCGGTGCCGATCATGAGCGTAATCACCACCTTGATCAGGCCACGGGTCTGTTCACTGATCTGGACCAGATCGATCTCGAGACTCTCGAGGGTCTCCGGTGCACCCTCACCGGACACCGCCGCGGCCTCGCGCGTCGCACGGGCTTCGCGGGCCTCTTCGCGCTTGCGCAGCGCCCGGGCCAGCGCCAGGCGCCGCTCAACCACGGTCAGCCAGCGCACGATCAGGCTGTAGACGACCACCGAGCCGCCCAGCGCGGCGATGGAATAGAAAAAGCGCGACTGCAGCTGCAATGCCGTGTAGTAGTAGCCCAGCCCGGCCAAACCGCACAGGGCCAGCGGCACGCCAGTCGCCAACGGCAGCCAGAAATAACCCAGCCGCCAGGCACTGCCGTCGTCGGCGGTCATCACATCGGCCAACGCACCACGCATTGGGTGCAACACCCGCCATGCGAAGATGGCGATCGACAGTTCGCCGAACATGAAGGCCGCCCGGCCCAGCGTCTCGCGCTTGACATCGTCGTCGAAGGCCTCGGTCATGCTGATGATGACCACCGGCGCGATCAGCGCAATCATCACCCAGCGCAGATTGCGATACAGTCCGCGGCGGGCGCTGCCCGGCCAGTGGAAATGGCGGTCCGCCAAGCCGTTCTCGCGGCAGACGTTGGCGAACGGTTCAATGAAAACAAGCAAGAAACCGAGCTGGAAGACGGCCGCGGCCACCGCCTGGCTGAACTTCGACGCCTCGGGGGCATGCCGCAACAGAAACGCGACCAGAAAGAAGATCAGCATGCTCGGCAGCGACAACAGCACGGTGATCAAGGTCGCCCGCAACGTCAGCCACATGGTGTCGTGGCTGACGTTGCCGACCGGCTCGCCGAGCCGCTGCAACCGGTACCGCAGCGGCCGGCGAATCGCAATCAACAGCGCGATCACCAGCGCACCCAGACCCGCCCAGATCGGCTGGGCGATCACACCGGCCGCAAGCGCCGACACCGTCTGCTTCCAGCTGCCCGGATCGATCAGCCAGGGCATGCCGGCCGCCACCCGCGCCGGCCAGTCGAGCCGAATGGCATGAAACGACGGCAGCCAGAATAGACGCTCGTCGAGCAGGCGATTGAACGAGGACAACGTGCTCTGGTACTGCTGCGACAGGCTCTTCAGATCGCGACCGATGTTCACGAATCGGCCCTGGGCATCGATGAGCATGTCGACAATCGAACGCCGCTGCTTGAGCAGATTGACCAGCGACTCGCGCTGGCCGGCGCTGAGCTTGACGCCCGCCTTCTCCGCCATCCGGTTGGCCATGGCATCGGGATTGTCGAGTTCCGCGCGATCCTGCTGCAGCTGGAAGCGCTTCAATTCGGCCGATGAGATATCCGGCTGATTCGACGACCCCGAGCCGGACAGGAATGGCAGCGTAGGATTCGCCAGACGGCGCCGCTGGTTGCGCAACACATCGCCCAGCGCGACCGAACCGCCGCCGATCTCGAGCTGGCGCTGAACGAGGTTCAAACGGCGCTCCAGATTCTCCACCCGGGCGCGCTGGTTGCTCTGGCGCTGGCTGAGCTCCTGGGTTTCCCGGGTGATCTTGGCAAGCTTGTGGGTCAGCTCGACATTGCGCTGGGCCGCCTTGGTGATCGGCGCCAGCGAACTCCGCAGTTCGCTCAACTTATCCTCGCTGGCATTCTGCAGCGATTGCGCCGAGGCATTCTGCTTACGGCTCAGCGCGGTCTGGATCCGGGCCAGCGACTCGTTGAGATGGGCGACTTTGGCTTCTGCCAATGAGCGGCGCGCCTCGAGCAGCTGCTCATGGTTGTCGAGGCCGGTCAGCTCCTCATGCAGGCGCTCGATTTTGGCATTGAGCGCATCCCGACGCGCCGCATTCAGCTCGCTCTGGGCCTGGGCGAGCACACTGGCCTTCGGGCCCGGACTCGGGCCACCGGCGTTAGCGCTCGCCAGCGACTGCAGCTTGTTGCGCGCTTCGGCCAGCGACTGGCGCGCCGACTCCGGCCGCTGAGCGGCACGCGTCAATTTATCCCGCAGATCCGACAGATCGGCCTGGGCATCCGACAGCTCGGTACGCAGCTTGTCGGCGCGCGACGACAGTTCGTCCAGCGAAAGATTGCTGAGCTGATCCAGCGGCGCCGGCTTCTGCAGATCGGCCAGCGCCTGGTGTGCCTGCTCGATCTTTTTCGGTGCCTGGGCCGCGTCCTGGCGCAGCTTCGCTGCCTGCTTGCGATCCGCCTCGGCCGATTGCAGCGCCGAGATCGCGTCCTGGTAGGTTTGCACCGCGTGGGCGCGG is from Salinisphaera sp. LB1 and encodes:
- a CDS encoding LssY C-terminal domain-containing protein encodes the protein MAHALITAILAWVAAHPTLALAVVFTVAVAESLFLFGLLIPGAIFMFTFGALIGSQALSATATFAAAIAGTLAGDSASYALGRRYRGRLHDLPGLARIPGGVARGEAFFARHGGKGIVLGRLIGALRPVMPTVAGAAGLSVTRFAIMEVVATALWAPIYIGPGVVFGASLDLAAQVATRLAILLVGASAIVWVATSLARLAVVAGRSAGRRYAERLMNWSRRHRRLGLLGPALADPRQPEIPALAVAAALLMGAIAVVYLALWGWAGPRYPTTFDALAFYLIGSLHNTPTDAFARWVAELGSPLIYLPFATLIAITLSVMGNWRAAAHWIVAVAFSAAATLLLRWLLAIPPPAVFFQLAAGDPLYLAGGGQDLVLCATVYGLAGMIVRTRQPIDLRPYYDSATVAGIVLIALARLYLGLDWASDSLIGLGVAFVWLNLLMIGFRRQRPRPVRGRPVLMALVSCVVFAGLLVLLPGGALHDLPGRVGPPLSGPARHVDNWAEGGYRCLPAHIQTLRGRGGAPLNLQAAGHIGALRAALAHAGWRPPARISADTALRSLAPDTPIDTLPVLPRVHDGRRPVLVVTHPVAGSPGRRWVLRLWSSARVTAVDGAPIWVGMIDGQRVGHELQMLTTARDETDYAAAAAFMSANLAAHEVGYRQVTHAHDPLVLMWAAAPGGDATVAPR
- the ftsY gene encoding signal recognition particle-docking protein FtsY encodes the protein MAKPDAPKTTKLKQPGFLTRMRASLNKGNSWLTYDLRNLLPGETVDQDALDELETQLLLADVGVDATGQVMHRLQTLYDGGQLRTSKDLGKSLREHLGNILAPCEAPLAIPDDIKPYVILMVGVNGVGKTTTIGKLSKKLQDAGKSVMLAAGDTFRAAAVEQLTEWGERNNVPVVSQGSGADSASVVFDAYSRATARGVDVLIADTAGRLHTQGHLMEELKKIKRVLAKQNADAPHEIMLVVDATTGGNALQQAVAFNDAVGLTGITVTKLDGSASGGVVFAICQKLGLPLRFIGVGETVADLGVFEAEHFMDALFDRQA
- the ftsE gene encoding cell division ATP-binding protein FtsE, which encodes MTDIVAFDNVVKRYPGGKLALDRVSLRLARGEMAFLTGHSGAGKSTLMKLIGLIERPTRGRVVINGTDLARVRRVHIPRYRQRVGLIFQNYNLLHDRTVFDNVALPLVIRGVGHGEIARRVRAALDTVGLLSHERKFPITLSGGEQQRVGIARAVVNRPHLLLADEPTGNLDPELSADIMRLFTRLNETGTSIMIATHAIDLVEHMGYRRIALEHGHLEAG
- the ftsX gene encoding permease-like cell division protein FtsX, coding for MPESQPGSSSRRGGPAARGRRSGRLASWAASHARCLLESLGRLHRRWVASLLTVLVIGIALALPAGLYVLVKNLDTLASNWHQSVRISLYLQQDVSADAGQHLADNLAGKAGITATRFISAKQGLRQFKRASGFGAALNALGSNPLPGVIEVTPKATLPPAAVSQLVAQLSQRKDVDHAALDQAWLRRLTAILALISRASWVIGALLSAAVLFIVGNTIRLDIENRRQEIEVMKLLGASNAFIRRPFLYSGVWYGLLGALVALVVLAACYLALGGPLSTLTASYQGSLNLKGLSLRESLWLLVLGIALGWLGCAITVNRQLAAIEPK
- the rpoH gene encoding RNA polymerase sigma factor RpoH, with protein sequence MANDISLSPAKMNLPTLSSASIEAYLQAVSSIPVLDQEDEQKLARRLRDDGDIQAAQKLILSNLRFVVHVARGYSGYGLPLADLVQEGNIGLMKAVKRFDPDVGVRLISFAVHWIRAEIHEYILRNWRIVKVATTKAQRKLFFNLRSSKKRLGWMNHAEVEAVAGDLGVKPETVLQMERRLSGGDQSFNALPSAGEETAYAPEDYLSSDDGDDPASDIENDNWQTYQHANLERAMTDLDERSRDILESRWLREDGKIGLQELGDKYQVSAERIRQLEVAAIKKLRNAMAEA
- a CDS encoding glucan biosynthesis protein translates to MDRRRRRLLQATAAWAGAGSIGRLPVAWATASGAPLSGGTPFSFQRLINHAGHLATLPYVPPRPRYGKLLSEIGYQTFMGIETRKGHQLWADTDLPFTVEFFHLDDGTRVPVDINIVSDGRARHLDYDPRMFAYPDPTMARRMPDDLGYAGFRLHDARSDHREWLAFKGASYFRSPGTENQYGLSARGVAVNSGEPGPESFPDFTRFWLQRPAPGDDEITIWALLEGEHLTGAYEMRCRRPGDVIMDIRSRLFQRKAIDRLGIAPLTSMFWFSETNARRGADWRPEVHDSDGLAIATGRGERIWRALNNPPRPDISLFADENPCGFGLLQRDRDFDHYQDSGVAFERRPSAWIEPAGHWGAGHVALFELPTHDEINDNINAFWIPDQPATANARWALDYKLSWTDQAPFPRDLAHVRATRTGRAGRPGTYRDRSPVDRKFVIDFIGGPIAGKPGNDIHIDASASRGRIDNPYVVAIGANEPGWRVFIDWLGDKPPGPAEAAVLRCRLMRGDTPLTETWVYSYYPRPLLS
- a CDS encoding IS110 family transposase codes for the protein MTVYIGIDVSKRKFDCAWLRDPDRVKVKTKVFGNDTAGHAAVLDWLAQQTGTPADQIHIIMEATGIYHEALAQALYEAGLGVSVMNPAQVREFAKSLGVRGKNDRKDSVVLARYGAARRPRLWQPEPAAVRGLKARLARLEALDKDIQRERNRREKAEVVQAEEIIASIDTVLDALRAERDRLTRDIDDHIDRHPALKKDRALLESVPGIGPTVSRRLLATLRSRDFTSARQAAAFIGVIPVPWDSGSSVHGPPRLSKAGNPKLRQLLYMAAIVSTKHNPDIAAQYQRLTARGKSDMSALGGAMRKLVHLAYGVLKHQTPYQPQGAT